The genomic segment GCTGCCCGCCGGCGACTACGCGGTCCTGCGGTTCGCCGGGCACGGCCGCCGGGCCAACGGCACGTTGATCGACTGGATCCGGGCCAAGGGACTGCCGATGGACGTCGACGAGGATCCCGCGGGTGACCGGTTCGGCGGCCGCTACGAGATGTACCTGACGGATCCGCGGTCGGAACGGATGAAGACCCGATGGCAGATCGAACTGGGCATTCACCTCGATCGCTTGACAGCCCGGTGAGCGGCTGAAACCCTGCGTGGCGGGGTGATGACGCCACGTTGCTAAGGGGTTGGTCAGGATCGACATGCGGAGCCCCCGCCTCGCCGGGCTGCTCGAGGCCACCGGCAGACCCGACGCCGACCGGTTGTGGGCCGAGCTCACCGCCGCCGGCACCCCGCTGGTCGAACCCTGGGACGACGGCCACTCGCTGGTCACGTTCCTGTGGCGCGGTGCGGCGGAACGCGTCCGGACGTGGTGGAACATCGACGTCGCGCTGACCCGGATCCCCGGCACCGACATCTGGCACGGCTCCGAGGTGTTCCCCGACACGCTGCGCACCCTCTACGCCCTCGTGCAGGGCGACACCCAGGAGCTGCCGCGCACCCCCGGCGACACCGGCCCGGCCCAGCTCGACCGGGACAACCCGCTCGCGGTCCACTTCGAGGCCGACCCGGCCGACCCCACCGACTCCAGCTGCTGGGCCTCCGAGCTGCGCCTGCCCGCGTCCCCGCGCTCACCGTGGACGACCCCGCGCCCGCAGGTGCCGGCGGGCCGGCTGAGCAGCGACGAGTTCCGGGCCGGCCGGCCCGTCACGACCTACCTGCCGTACGGGGTGGAAGCGGACGGCCTGCCGGTGCTCGTGATGTTCGACGGCTACAACGCGCAGACCGTGCTCCGGGTCCCGACGATCCTCGACAACCTGATCGCCGAGGGCCGCGTGCCGCCGATGGCCGCGCTGCTGGTCCGGGGCCGCGACGAGCACCGCCTGCGCGACCTGACCCCCGGCCCGGCCCTGGACGAGCTGATCGACGAGCTGATGCCGTGGGCCGAGACGACGTGGGGCATCGGTTCCCCGTACGGCGACAACCTCGTGGCCGGCCAGTCCCGCGGCGGCCTGGTCGCCACCCATCTCGGCCTGCGCCGCCCCGACCTGTTCCGCGGCGTGATCGCGCAGTCGGCCAGCTTCTGGTGGCCCGCCCCGGCCGACGGCGAACCGGGCCGCCTGATCCGCGACGCCGAACGGCTGGCCCACCCCGACGTCCGCTACTTCCTCGACGTCGGCCGGCTGGAGTCGGCCCCCACCGCCGGCGAAGCCCCGTCGCAGCTCGAAGTGGTCCGCCGGATGCGCGACACGCTGCGCGCCCGGCACTGCCACGTCACCTACGCCGAATACGACGGCGGCCACGACTACGTCAACTGGCGGCACAACCTTCCGGAGGCCCTGATCGCCCTCAGCCAGTAGGCAGCAGGCCCGACCTCTTCCACAGCGTCCGGCCGGGGCCGTCGATCAGGTCGAGGTCGTTCAGGTAGGCCACCACGCGCTCTCCGGCCCAGCGTATTGTCCGCTGGAAGTGCGGGTTGGCGCGGGCCGCACGCCGGCCGTCGGCGGGCCGCACGCCGATCGACTTGTAGACCGCGGGATGGATGAGGCGGGTGCCGCACAGGTACGCGGACCGGCCGATGACCAGTTTGTCGAACGCGAGACGGCGCGGGGACGCGGCCCGCACCTGCCGGGCCAGTTCCTCGCGGGCGTAGCGGACGTGCCGGGCCTCCTCGACGACGTGGACGCGGGACACCATCCGGACCAGGGGCTGCACGTCCTCGGCGGCCATGGCCTCACGCTGCAGCGTGTCCAGGATCTCCTCGCAGATCAGGATGGCCGCGAACATGCGCGGGCCGCTGCCCGTGGCCCCGATCCACTTGCCGAGGAACGCGCTGACGCCTTCGGGCCGGTAGACCGGCGTGCCCAGCTTCTCGATCATCTTGCCGAACATGACCGAGTGGCGGCACTCGTCGGCCACCTCGGTCAGCCCGTACTGCGCGTGGGCCGAGGTCGGATCCTGGTCGTAGTAGGACCGGATCAGCAGCTGCATGAGGATCGTCTCGAACCAGATGCCCAGCCCGGCCAGGCTGGCCGCCTCGTGCCGGGTCAGCGTGATCCGCTGCTCGGTGTCGAGCCGTTCCCAGATCGCGGTGCCGTAGAGCGAGGACCGGTGCGGCGGCACGAAGAACTTGTCCGGCGCGAGGGGCGCCGCCCAGTCGATCTCGACCAGCGGGTCGTACGAGTGGGCCGCGGAGGATTGCAGCAGGCGGGTGGCTGTGCGCTCGCGATCGGTCACGGGACCCTCCTTGACGTTACCGGCGGTAACAGTTACTCCTAGTACTATGAAGTCGGACCAGAAGCCGGTCAATACCGATGCCCGGCGCGACCGCTGGGCCGGCCATCGGGAGCAGCGGCGAGCCGAACTGACCGAGGCCGCCATCGACGCCATCCGGCGGCACGGGCCCGAGCTCGGCATGGACGCGATCGCGGCCCACGCGGGCATCAGCAAGCCGGTGCTCTACCGCTACTTCGCCGACAAGTCGGAACTGTGGCTCGCGGTCGGGCAGCGCTCCGGGGCCCTGGTGCTCGACGCCATCGTCCCGGCCGTGGCCGCCGTACGGGAGGAACGCGCCGCGATCGGGGCGGCCATCGACGCCTACCTGACCCACATCGCCGCCGACACGAACCTCTACCAGTTCGTCGTGCACCAGCCCGACATCGCCCGGCACCGCGACGTGGTGGCCGACGTGGTCGACACCGTGGCCAGCGGGCTCGCGCGGATCTTCGGCGACCGGCTGCGGGCGCGCGGGCTCGACTCGGGGGCCGCGTTGCCGTGGGCGTACGGGGTAGTCGGGTACGTGCAGGCGGTGGGTGACTGGTGGTTGCGGCAGCAGCAGCCGATCAGCCGGGAGGCGCTCGGCGACTACCTGACGACCTTCCTGTGGGGCGGGGTGGCGGGCATTCAGCACGCGGCCGACGTCCCCGGCGGGCTGGCGGCTTTCAGACGGGAGACCACGTGAACGACGAGGAGTATCGGGGGCCGGCGGTCCTGACGATCGGCGACGAGCGGCACCCCGTGCGGATCCGCATGTCGGCCCGCTTCGAGCCGCTCGAGGGCCGGTTCCGCTGGGCGGGCCGCACGTCCGCCGACCCGGCGCTGGCCCAGTGCGTCGGCCGCGAGGCCCGTTTGCACATCGAACGGACCTCCGGCGTCCGGCTCAGCGAACCGGATCCCTGGGGCGGCGTCCGGCTGTCGGGGACGGGCACACCGCCGTGGTTCCGATGAGCCACTACGACGTTCTGATCATCGGGGCCGGGCTGAGCGGCATCGGCGCGGCGTGGCGGCTGCAGGAGGCGTTCCCGGCCAAGACGTACGCGATCCTGGAGGCGCGCGACACGATCGGCGGCACCTGGGACCTGTTCCGCTACCCCGGCGTGCGTTCCGACTCCGACATGTTCACGCTCAGCTACCCGTTCCGGCCGTGGACCGGCACGCAGTCCCTGGCCTCGGGCGACAAGATCCGGCAGTACATCCAGGACACCGCGGACGAGGGCGGGATCACCGCGCACATCCGCTTCGGTTCCCGCGTGGTCGCGGCCGACTGGTCGGCCGGCCGGTGGACCGTGCGGCTGAGCGACGGCAAGACCCTGACCTGCGGTTTCCTGTACGCCTGTGCGGGCTATTACTCGTACGAGGGTGGCTACCAACCCGACTTCCCGGGCCTGCCCGACTTCACCGGACGCCTCGTCCACCCGCAGTCGTGGCCCGCCGATCTGGACTACGCGGGCAAGCGCGTGGTCGTCATCGGCAGCGGCGCGACAGCGGTGACCCTGGTGCCGGCCATGGCCCCGACCGCCGCCCACGTGACCATGGTGCAGCGCTCCCCCAGTTACCTGACCGCCCTGCCCCCACGCGACGTCGTGGCGGCCGCGCTGCGCCGGGCCCTGCCCCCGCGGGCCGCCAGCGTCGCCACCCGCGCCAAGAACGTGCTGCTCACGCAGGGTTTCTACCAGCTCGCCCGGCGCCGGCCGGAGCGGGTGCGCAAGGTGCTGCGCACGATGGCGGTGCGGGGCATCGGCGACGCGGACTACGTCGACGAGCACTTCAAGCCCACGTACGACCCGTGGGACCAGCGGCTGTGCGTCATCCCGGGCGGTGACCTGTGGGCCGAGATCCGCTCCGGGCGGGCGTCGGTGGTGACCGACCACATCCGGAGGTTCGTGCCCGGCGGCATCGTTCTGCGAAGTGGCCGCCTGCTCGAAGCCGACATCGTGGTCTCGGCGACCGGCCTCTCGCTCGTGCCCATCGGTGGCGTGCAGGTGTCGATCGACGGCGAACCGGTCACGATCGGCCGCCGGGCGGCCTACCGCGGGATCATGCTCAGCGGCGTACCGAACCTGGCCTACTGCATCGGCTATGTGAACGCGTCCTGGACGTTGCGGGCCGACCTCTCCCACCGGTACGTGATGCGGCTGCTGCGCCACATGGACCGGCACCACCTTGCCGTGGCCACACCCACCAGCCCCGGCGGCACCGGCCGGCCCCTGCTCGACCTGTCCTCCGGCTACGTGCAGCGCGCGCTCGACCTGTTCCCGCGTCAGGGCGACAAGGCACCGTGGATCGTGCGCCAGAACTACCTGCGCGACCTGATCACCACGCCCCGGGCCGACGTCACCCGCGACATGACCTTCGAGGAGGCCCGATGATCCCGCCCTACCGGTTCGCCGGTCGCACCGCCGTCCTGACCGGCGCCGCCGGCGGCATCGGCGAACAACTCACCTACGGCCTGGCCGCACGGGGCAGCCACCTGGTGCTGGTCGACGTCTCCCCGCTGGACGCCGTCGTCTCCCGCATCCGGGCCGCCCACCCCGCGCTGACGGTGACGCCGCTGGTGGCCGACCTGGCCGACCGGTCCCAGGTGCTGTCGGTGGCGACCCGGGTGCTCGGCACCCACCCCACCATCGGCCTGCTGATCAACAACGCCGGCATCGCTCTGGGCGGCCGCTTCGACCAGGTCACGACGGACGAGTTCGAGACCGTCATGAACGTCAACTTCCGCGCCCCCATGCTGCTCACCCACGCCCTGCTCCCCGCGCTGACCCGCGGCTCCCACCTGGTCAACGTGTCCAGCCTGTTCGGCCTGATCGCCCCGTACGGCCAGAGCGCGTACGCGGCCTCGAAGTTCGCCCTGCGCGGCCTCAGCCAGGTCCTGCAGGCCGAACTGTCCGAGAACGGCGTCGGCGTGACCACCGTGCACCCCGGCGGCATCCGCACCGGCATCGCGTCCAGTGCCCGCATCGGCAGCGGAGTCCCTGAGGCCGAGATCGAACCCCACCAGCAAACCTTCGCGGCGCTGCTGACCTACCCACCGGAGAAGGCCGCCGCCGAGATCCTCGACGCGGTGACCCGCCGCAAGGCCCGCCTGCTCATCGCCTCCAGCGCCAAAATCCCCGACCTGCTGGCCCGCCTGGCCCCCGTCGCCCACAACCGCCTCCTGACGGCTCTGACCAACCTGACCGCGAAACGCTCCCGCCCCGCCCCACCATCACAACCAGCCGCGACGACTCCCGCCGGCGCCCCTTCCCCGCCGCCGGCATCCCCCACCGGCACCCCGCGACCGGGCGGTCCCGCGTCGCCCTGAGCCACATCCCGCCCGCGCCGTCCCCGAACACCGGACCCGCCAGCGGCGCGCCGGCGGCCTCCCCGGTCCCCGCACCACGGCCTCGGCGGTCAGGCCCCGGCTTCCGTCGGCCTCGACGCCCCGGCTGGTCTCCGGTCCGAAGTCGACGATCTCCACCGGGTCT from the Paractinoplanes abujensis genome contains:
- a CDS encoding alpha/beta hydrolase-fold protein, whose protein sequence is MRSPRLAGLLEATGRPDADRLWAELTAAGTPLVEPWDDGHSLVTFLWRGAAERVRTWWNIDVALTRIPGTDIWHGSEVFPDTLRTLYALVQGDTQELPRTPGDTGPAQLDRDNPLAVHFEADPADPTDSSCWASELRLPASPRSPWTTPRPQVPAGRLSSDEFRAGRPVTTYLPYGVEADGLPVLVMFDGYNAQTVLRVPTILDNLIAEGRVPPMAALLVRGRDEHRLRDLTPGPALDELIDELMPWAETTWGIGSPYGDNLVAGQSRGGLVATHLGLRRPDLFRGVIAQSASFWWPAPADGEPGRLIRDAERLAHPDVRYFLDVGRLESAPTAGEAPSQLEVVRRMRDTLRARHCHVTYAEYDGGHDYVNWRHNLPEALIALSQ
- a CDS encoding AurF N-oxygenase family protein, with amino-acid sequence MTDRERTATRLLQSSAAHSYDPLVEIDWAAPLAPDKFFVPPHRSSLYGTAIWERLDTEQRITLTRHEAASLAGLGIWFETILMQLLIRSYYDQDPTSAHAQYGLTEVADECRHSVMFGKMIEKLGTPVYRPEGVSAFLGKWIGATGSGPRMFAAILICEEILDTLQREAMAAEDVQPLVRMVSRVHVVEEARHVRYAREELARQVRAASPRRLAFDKLVIGRSAYLCGTRLIHPAVYKSIGVRPADGRRAARANPHFQRTIRWAGERVVAYLNDLDLIDGPGRTLWKRSGLLPTG
- a CDS encoding TetR/AcrR family transcriptional regulator, coding for MKSDQKPVNTDARRDRWAGHREQRRAELTEAAIDAIRRHGPELGMDAIAAHAGISKPVLYRYFADKSELWLAVGQRSGALVLDAIVPAVAAVREERAAIGAAIDAYLTHIAADTNLYQFVVHQPDIARHRDVVADVVDTVASGLARIFGDRLRARGLDSGAALPWAYGVVGYVQAVGDWWLRQQQPISREALGDYLTTFLWGGVAGIQHAADVPGGLAAFRRETT
- a CDS encoding DUF4873 domain-containing protein, producing MNDEEYRGPAVLTIGDERHPVRIRMSARFEPLEGRFRWAGRTSADPALAQCVGREARLHIERTSGVRLSEPDPWGGVRLSGTGTPPWFR
- a CDS encoding flavin-containing monooxygenase: MVPMSHYDVLIIGAGLSGIGAAWRLQEAFPAKTYAILEARDTIGGTWDLFRYPGVRSDSDMFTLSYPFRPWTGTQSLASGDKIRQYIQDTADEGGITAHIRFGSRVVAADWSAGRWTVRLSDGKTLTCGFLYACAGYYSYEGGYQPDFPGLPDFTGRLVHPQSWPADLDYAGKRVVVIGSGATAVTLVPAMAPTAAHVTMVQRSPSYLTALPPRDVVAAALRRALPPRAASVATRAKNVLLTQGFYQLARRRPERVRKVLRTMAVRGIGDADYVDEHFKPTYDPWDQRLCVIPGGDLWAEIRSGRASVVTDHIRRFVPGGIVLRSGRLLEADIVVSATGLSLVPIGGVQVSIDGEPVTIGRRAAYRGIMLSGVPNLAYCIGYVNASWTLRADLSHRYVMRLLRHMDRHHLAVATPTSPGGTGRPLLDLSSGYVQRALDLFPRQGDKAPWIVRQNYLRDLITTPRADVTRDMTFEEAR
- a CDS encoding SDR family NAD(P)-dependent oxidoreductase encodes the protein MPPYRFAGRTAVLTGAAGGIGEQLTYGLAARGSHLVLVDVSPLDAVVSRIRAAHPALTVTPLVADLADRSQVLSVATRVLGTHPTIGLLINNAGIALGGRFDQVTTDEFETVMNVNFRAPMLLTHALLPALTRGSHLVNVSSLFGLIAPYGQSAYAASKFALRGLSQVLQAELSENGVGVTTVHPGGIRTGIASSARIGSGVPEAEIEPHQQTFAALLTYPPEKAAAEILDAVTRRKARLLIASSAKIPDLLARLAPVAHNRLLTALTNLTAKRSRPAPPSQPAATTPAGAPSPPPASPTGTPRPGGPASP